A window from Bos indicus x Bos taurus breed Angus x Brahman F1 hybrid chromosome 26, Bos_hybrid_MaternalHap_v2.0, whole genome shotgun sequence encodes these proteins:
- the ZWINT gene encoding ZW10 interactor isoform X1: protein MGAAESEVETAAREVLAKVADILEPVGFQEEAELPAQILAEFVMDSRKKDKLLCSQLQVVDFLQNFLVQEGTAQDQNPLASEDTSRQKALEAKEQWKELKATYQEHVEVITNSLTEALPKVEEAQIKQAQLQEALKQLQAKKQMAMEKLRIAQKQWQLEQEKHLQNLAEASSEVRERQTGAQQELQRLYQELGTLKQQAGQEKDKLQRHQTFLQLLYTLQGKQLFNEAEAEIPQELDLPKDKLQQVTQPQEQNTQDTMGREVGVSSNADNPQPVGDAGLPWLPGRQQHKEES from the exons ATGGGGGCTGCAGAGTCTGAAGTGGAGACTGCAGCCCGAGA GGTCCTGGCCAAGGTagcagacatcctggagcctGTTGGTTTTCAGGAGGAAGCTGAACTGCCTGCCCAGATCCTGGCTGAGTTTGTGATG GACTCTCGGAAGAAAGACAAGCTCCTTTGCAGCCAGCTTCAAGTAGTAGACTTCCTGCAGAATTTCTTGGTTCAGGAAGGCACTGCCCAGGACCAGAACCCCTTGGCTTCTGAAGACACAAGCC GGCAGAAGGCACTTGAAGCCAAAGAGCAATGGAAAGAGCTGAAGGCCACATATCAAGAACATGTGGAGGTTATCACAAATTCCCTGACCGAGGCACTGCCCAAGGTGGAGGAGGCCCAAATAAAGCAGGCACAGCTCCAGGAGGCCCTTAAACAGCTCCAGGCCAAG AAGCAAATGGCCATGGAAAAACTCAGAATAGCCCAGAAGCAGTGGCAGCTGGAACAG GAGAAGCATTTGCAGAATCTGGCGGAGGCTTCATCAGAAGTGAGGGAGCGTCAGACAGGAGCTCAACAGGAACTTCAACGACTATATCAGGAACTTGGAACCCTGAAGCAGCAGGCAGGGCAGGAGAAGGACAAGCTGCAGAG GCACCAGACCTTCCTCCAGCTGCTATACACCCTGCAGGGTAAGCAGCTATTCAATGAGGCAGAGGCAGAGATACCACAGGAGTTGGATCTTCCTAAGGATAAGCTCCAACAGGTGACCCAGCCCCAGGAACAGAACACTCAGGACACCATGGGAAGAGAGGTCGGTGTGTCCTCCAAC GCTGACAACCCACAGCCTGTTGGAGATGCAGGCTTACCATGGCTTCCTGGCAGACAGCAACATAAGGAAGAATCCTAG
- the ZWINT gene encoding ZW10 interactor isoform X2, producing the protein MGAAESEVETAAREVLAKVADILEPVGFQEEAELPAQILAEFVMDSRKKDKLLCSQLQVVDFLQNFLVQEGTAQDQNPLASEDTSRQKALEAKEQWKELKATYQEHVEVITNSLTEALPKVEEAQIKQAQLQEALKQLQAKKQMAMEKLRIAQKQWQLEQEKHLQNLAEASSEVRERQTGAQQELQRLYQELGTLKQQAGQEKDKLQRHQTFLQLLYTLQGKQLFNEAEAEIPQELDLPKDKLQQVTQPQEQNTQDTMGREADNPQPVGDAGLPWLPGRQQHKEES; encoded by the exons ATGGGGGCTGCAGAGTCTGAAGTGGAGACTGCAGCCCGAGA GGTCCTGGCCAAGGTagcagacatcctggagcctGTTGGTTTTCAGGAGGAAGCTGAACTGCCTGCCCAGATCCTGGCTGAGTTTGTGATG GACTCTCGGAAGAAAGACAAGCTCCTTTGCAGCCAGCTTCAAGTAGTAGACTTCCTGCAGAATTTCTTGGTTCAGGAAGGCACTGCCCAGGACCAGAACCCCTTGGCTTCTGAAGACACAAGCC GGCAGAAGGCACTTGAAGCCAAAGAGCAATGGAAAGAGCTGAAGGCCACATATCAAGAACATGTGGAGGTTATCACAAATTCCCTGACCGAGGCACTGCCCAAGGTGGAGGAGGCCCAAATAAAGCAGGCACAGCTCCAGGAGGCCCTTAAACAGCTCCAGGCCAAG AAGCAAATGGCCATGGAAAAACTCAGAATAGCCCAGAAGCAGTGGCAGCTGGAACAG GAGAAGCATTTGCAGAATCTGGCGGAGGCTTCATCAGAAGTGAGGGAGCGTCAGACAGGAGCTCAACAGGAACTTCAACGACTATATCAGGAACTTGGAACCCTGAAGCAGCAGGCAGGGCAGGAGAAGGACAAGCTGCAGAG GCACCAGACCTTCCTCCAGCTGCTATACACCCTGCAGGGTAAGCAGCTATTCAATGAGGCAGAGGCAGAGATACCACAGGAGTTGGATCTTCCTAAGGATAAGCTCCAACAGGTGACCCAGCCCCAGGAACAGAACACTCAGGACACCATGGGAAGAGAG GCTGACAACCCACAGCCTGTTGGAGATGCAGGCTTACCATGGCTTCCTGGCAGACAGCAACATAAGGAAGAATCCTAG